The following are encoded together in the Montipora capricornis isolate CH-2021 chromosome 5, ASM3666992v2, whole genome shotgun sequence genome:
- the LOC138049908 gene encoding serine hydrolase RBBP9-like has translation MARGRVVIVPGNGAGDVEHANWYGWLRDKLIERGVDCVLKNMPDPVLAREEVWLPFMEKQLNCNENTVVVGHSSGAEAAMRYAEKHSVLGLVLVSACVTDLGDPTEEASGYYNRPWQWEQIKQNTQWIVQFGSTDDPFIAFSEQQQVAEGTVAEFHQFSNKGHFMSRAFPELMNILMNKLLTS, from the exons ATGGCAAGAGGACGAGTTGTCATTGTTCCTGGAAATGGTGCAGGCGATGTAGAACATGCTAACTGGTACGGATGGCTTAGAGACAAGTTAATTGAG aGAGGAGTTGATTGTGTCCTAAAGAACATGCCTGATCCAG TGTTAGCGCGTGAAGAAGTTTGGCTTCCATTTATGGAAAAGCAGCTCAACTGTAATGAAAATACAGTGGTTGTTGGACATAGTTCTGGAGCGGAGGCTGCAATGAG GTATGCAGAAAAGCATTCTGTCCTTGGTTTAGTTTTGGTGTCAGCTTGTGTCACAGATTTGGGCGATCCAACTGAAGAAGCCAGTG GTTACTATAATCGTCCCTGGCAGTGGGAACAAATCAAGCAAAATACTCAATGGATTGTGCAATTTGGATCAACTGATGATCCTTTTATTGCCTTCAGTGAACAGCAGCAAGTCGCTGAAGGAACAGTCGCAGAGTTTCACCAGTTCTCAAATAAAGGACACTTTATGTCCAGGGCATTTCCTGAACTTATGAATATTTTGATGAACAAGTTACTGACCAGCTGA
- the LOC138049935 gene encoding arginine-hydroxylase NDUFAF5, mitochondrial-like — protein sequence MAIRRIVSELRHSGVCRCFSSRRQDETTMNVFDRKAKRRQKNRAALAKDVAIYDYLKDEVAERVVDRITDIARYFSMALDLGCGRGHISKHLTKEQVGTLIMTDISENMLAQCQPCEFPTLKLAADEEFLPFAQNSFDLVVSSLSLHWVNDLPGTFRQIMHCLKDDGAFIGAMFGGETLYQLRVALQLAEMEREGGFAPHISPFAEVRDLGNLLTRSGFSLTTVDYDEITIGYPSIFELMHDLKGMGENNASWNRKTLLHRDTITAASSIYNEMYGLEGGGIPATFFVLYMIGWKPHESQQRAAPRGSATASFGDISSLNKSKK from the exons ATGGCTATTCGAAGAATTGTCTCAGAGCTAAGGCACTCGGGTGTTTGTAGATGTTTTAGTTCAAGAAGGCAAGATGAAACCACTATGAATGTGTTTGACAGGAAAGCAAAGAGAAGGCAAAAGAATAGAGCAGCTCTGGCCAAGGACGTTGCCATCTATGACTATCTTAAGGATGAG gttGCAGAGAGAGTTGTTGACAGAATAACTGATATTGCCAg ATATTTTTCTATGGCTCTGGATCTGGGTTGTGGCCGAGGGCATATTTCCAAACATCTCACCAAG GAGCAGGTTGGAACCTTAATCATGACTGATATTTCAGAGAATATGTTG GCTCAGTGTCAGCCCTGTGAGTTTCCAACCCTTAAGCTTGCGGCTGATGAAGAGTTTCTACCATTTGCACAAAATTCATTTGACCTTGTTGTTAGCAGTTTGAG TCTTCACTGGGTAAATGACTTACCAGGAACATTCAGACAG ATCATGCATTGTCTAAAGGATGATGGAGCATTTATTGGGGCCATGTTTGGTGGAGAAACTCTATATCAACTCCGGGTTGCATTGCAGCTTGCTGAAATGGAAAGAGAAGGA GGATTTGCGCCTCATATTTCCCCATTTGCTGAAGTCAGAGATCTTGGAAATCTTTTAACAAGAAGTGGATTCTCTCTGACAACAGTT GATTACGATGAAATAACAATAGGATACCCCAGCATTTTTGAGCTCATGCACGACCTGAAAGGAATGGGTGAAAACAATGCTTCGTGGAACAGGAAGACTTTACTGCACAGGGATACCATTACTGCTGCATCCTCTATTTACAATG AGATGTATGGTTTGGAAGGAGGTGGTATTCCAGCCACCTTCTTTGTGCTTTATATGATTGGATGGAAGCCTCATGAATCTCAA CAACGAGCAGCCCCACGTGGTTCTGCTACAGCAAGCTTTGGCGACATATCCAGTTTAAATAAATCGAAGAAGTGA
- the LOC138049907 gene encoding uncharacterized protein yields the protein MFEDCVTSLRNYIKDRTNQKCFPPWNWLFVKLLSLLSRYPSGVTKAIILAEIQQSWNQFSQFQGRLEGQKARKLSVDSVFESRHIGYESILEATVERIDTVHGTHTNIAILRDPKGRNTLGMYMHQKLCLLQEELIKNHTLRFTSCRLIQGKGLSFAGHKVHLLPSENVVILCEGHDLERFNSFGSFLAMDKSTLPRHGSNVKAEVADMSFEETVHFPNGQTSIKRCIKVVDSEGIHVSLCLWDEQLPMAKLFKEGDTLAIQQPFVVPNQDEMFLLEYGPDTVIFCMSHDPERELVSSQMSSTQGTPVSVMKDNQGMLDYSTFPEQIFFSDIRPNMTRVTIFCTITSVGEMKVFTEEQVSGHKFVLTARDCTQSHSITVFDHTRDYYHSLYPGQSIMLENVHTSNSSSSIALTLETNNFGRIWNVSAMPGWLATKCLFPPVLIRDIDKYDNCTCRAVITQVAKVGSSHTAKVHVSCQSEVEGFSGQFYCKKCGITYLNEMLNKPGQMRSPSTHWMWQFNLTLELHDSSGSIMAYMTNQTAQQLLQIKASQFAEHVAVMKDQILESVLAQECVFGISLFKGRHQIDAICFTS from the exons atgtttgaagatTGTGTCACTTCGCTGAGGAATTACATCAAAGATCGTACAAatcaaaaatgctttcctccatGGAATTGGCTCTTTGTAAAGCTTTTATCACTTCTTTCCCGCTACCCATCTGGCGTGACAAAAGCGATTATTTTGGCCGAGATTCAACAATCTTGGAATCAATTTAGTCAATTTCAAGGTCGATTGGAAgggcaaaaagcaagaaaacttAGCGTTGACTCCGTGTTTGAAAGCCGACATATCGGATATGAATCCATTTTGGAGGCAACAGTTGAAAGGATTGATACAGTCCATGGTACGCATACAAACATTGCGATCTTGCGCGATCCCAAGGGAAGGAATACGCTCGGAATGTATATGCATCAAAAGTTGTGTCTTTTACAAGAAGAACTAATCAAAAATCACACTCTTCGCTTTACCAGCTGTCGCTTAATTCAAGGTAAAGGCTTGTCTTTTGCTGGTCATAAAGTTCACCTTCTTCCATCAGAAAATGTTGTGATTCTGTGTGAGGGACATGACTTAGAAAGGTTCAACAGTTTCGGCTCCTTTCTAGCAATGGATAAAAGCACTTTGCCTCGTCATGGTTCTAATGTCAAGGCTGAGGTTGCAGATATGAGTTTCGAAGAAACTGTCCATTTTCCGAATGGACAGACGAGCATTAAACGGTGCATCAAAGTTGTGGATTCCGAAGGAATTCACGTCAGTTTATGCCTTTGGGATGAACAACTTCCTATGGCCAAGTTGTTTAAAGAAGGTGACACACTCGCTATTCAACAGCCCTTTGTTGTACCCAACCAAgatgaaatgtttttgttggAATATGGTCCTGATACAGTTATATTCTGTATGTCACATGACCCAGAGCGAGAACTTGTCTCCAGTCAGATGTCAAGTACTCAGGGCACCCCTGTGAGTGTGATGAAAGACAATCAGGGAATGTTGGATTATTCCACTTTCCCTGAACAAATCTTTTTCAGTGATATCAG aCCAAACATGACCAGGGTGACAATATTTTGCACAATAACAAGTGTGGGTGAGATGAAGGTGTTCACAGAAGAACAAGTATCAGGACACAAGTTTGTTTTAACAGCCAGAGATTGCACACAGAGTCATTCTATTACAGTGTTTGACCACACTAGGGATTACTACCATTCACTGTATCCAGGCCAAAGTATAATGTTGGAGAATGTTCACACCTCAA ATTCAAGTTCATCAATTGCCCTTACTCTGGAGACAAACAATTTTGGAAGAATCTGGAATGTAAGTGCCATGCCTGGTTGGTTGGCTACAAAGTGCCTGTTTCCACCTGTACTCATCAGAGATATTGACAAGTATGATAACTGTACATGTCGGGCTGTTATCACACAAGTCGCAAAAGTCGGAAGTAGTCACACCGCCAAGGTTCATGTGTCATGTCAAAGTGAAGTGGAAGGCTTCTCTGGACAGTTTTACTGTAAAAAATGCGGGATTACTTATTTGAATGAAATGCTCAATAAGCCCGGACAAATG AGATCCCCATCAACTCACTGGATGTGGCAGTTTAACTTGACGCTTGAGCTGCATGACTCTAGTGGCAGTATAATGGCTTATATGACTAATCAGACAGCCCAACAGTTGCTACAAATAAAAGCATCACAGTTTGCTGAACATGTCGCTGTTATGAAGGACCAGATCCTAGAGTCTGTCTTGGCACAAGAATGCGTCTTTGGCATTTCATTGTTTAAAGGAAGGCACCAGATTGATGCTATTTGCTTTACAAGTTGA